From the Mahella australiensis 50-1 BON genome, the window TGCAATTGTAAATTCAGTGGCTTTCTCACCGCATAATAAAAAATCAAAAAGATCGGGCAAGAGCAGCATAGTTTGAGCTATTTCTAACACAGGAGAATCATTTAAAACCATTGAAAATAATTGGTAAATAGTATTAAATGGTTGGAACTGACTGCCTGTCTTTAAAAATAAACCTATTTTATCTATTCGTTTACATGCTTCTTCTATCATGCCATATGTACGCTTATCGCGATAATGGTAAGGGTTACTTAGCAGTTCATCGGATTTGTCTAACAAACCGAAGTCTACACCCCATGTATCTATACCTATGCCAGCTAAATCTGAATTACCGTGGGTAGCACATTTTAGTATACCTTGTTTTATTTCATGGAAGAGGCGCAATATGTCCCAATGCAATCCATCCGGAATCTGTACAGGATCATTTGGGAAACGATGTACTTCCTCCATTTGAAGGTCCCGACCATTAAACTTGCCTAATATACCACGCCCGTTACTGGCGCCAAAGTCAAAGGCCAATAATTTGAGTTCAGCGTTCATCTTACTACCCCTTTTATCTAATATTTTCATTAAAGATATTATAACAGACTTACAGACATTAAGCAACAAGATCAAAAAGAAATATTACAACAAATTGGGATACTGGTTGAGCATAAAAAATTAGCTTTTTATAGTTTCATTTTAAATAGGCGTATGATATAATAAACATTGTAATGGTCATATTTTATTTGGTGTTCTGTGGAGGTAAATAATATGTTGTTGCGCATTAAAATCGTATTCATTAAATGTTTATTTATATTTGCAATAGCTGTAATTACTATTATGAGTTTATCGGCATGTGCTTTACTCCCTCAAAAAAGCGAAGCTCTTGTTCCACCCCTTACAAAGCCTAAAGGAGAGCAGTATCAGACGGTGGAAGTAAAACGCGGAACTATTACCAACGATATAAAAGGTCAGGGAACTATTATTTCGGCCAAAAATTATCCATTGTATTTTAAGACAGATGGTCGATTGGAATCCATCGATGTCAATATGGGGGGACAAATAAAAAAAAGGCAGATTCTGGCACGCTTAGATATAGGTAATATCGATGAACAGATCGAATTAGCTAGATTGGATCTAGATAAAGCTGAATTGGATGTTGAACGTGCAAAAGAGGCATTGACTAATGCGAAAAAAACAGGTGATTCCGCGGCAATAAAGAACGCAGAGTATTCTTTAGAACAGGCACAATTAAATCTTAATTCTGTAGAGATTAATGTAGATAGACTGGAGGAACAGAGGCGGCAGGCTGAAATTATATCACCTATAGACGGGGTAATAACGTTTAAGGAAACTGTTAAAAAAGGCGATAACATACCGGCTTATAAAGTGATAATCCAAATAGCGGATCCGAATGATTTACAGGTAAGTTTTGATCCCGCTAATCTCGCTGATCCAATGATAATTAAACCTGGAATGAAAGTAAATCTTACTTTGGGCGGCAAGGTTATTGCTGGCGAGGTGATATCGTGCCCATATAGCGCTCCTTCATCCGGAGAGAATGCTGCAGCGATTGCACCGGTTATTATAAAAGCACCTGAGATGCCTAAGGAAGCCATAGTTGGGGATAGTATAACCATAAATATTATATTAGCTCAAAAAGAAGGCGCTTTAATAGTACCGAAGGAAACTGTGCGTACTTACATGAACAGGAATTACGTTGAGATATTGGATGGGAATACAAAAAAAGAAGTAGATGTTGAAACTGGCATCATTACATCAACAGAAATCGAGATTTTATCTGGCCTCAAAGAAGGGCAGCAGGTTATAATAAAATAGAAGCGAGCGCTCATCCTACAGTGGCTGAACGCTGCGCAGGATATCCAGTAGTTTTGCCGGATCATTGGTTATTATACCTGTCACTTTGGCATTTATCATATCGTTCATAATTATCGGATTATCTACTGTCCAAGGATATAGTTCTATGCCATAATATTGGCAGTTTCTAACCAGTGAAGGGGTTATATTGGTATAAAAAGGGTTCAGTGAGCGGGCTTTCAAACGAAGAGCCATCCACCATGGTTCCACTAAACCGCACTGGTATAAAAGGCCTATAGCTATGGCCGGTTCTATGCATTTCAAATTGCGCAGGCTGTAATGGTTGAAGGATGATACTAATGTCCTTTCTACCATATCGAACCGTCTTATCTCATCAGCGAGGCGTTGCTCGATATCGTCGTATGTAATCATGTTGGTTTTTATTTCTATATTTATAAAAAAATCCATATTCCCTATGAGACGAAATACTTCGGTTAATGTAGGTATTTTTTGCCCATAACCCATGTCTAGCTGTTTTAATTCTTCAAGTTTCATGTCACGTATGAGCATTTTGCCATCGGGGGAATTTACTGTTTCATCGTGGTGTACTACGAGATAACCGTCCTTACACATGTGGACGTCAAGTTCTATTCCATCGGCGCCTAACTCTATAGCCTTCTCAAAGGCCATTATTGTATTTTCGGGAGCGTGAACGGAATCGCCGCGATGAGCTATAACTTTAACCATATAATACATTCCCTTCAATATTGTAGTTAAGTATATTTTTCTTTTATTGTATCACATAGTTTATGAAATTGTGTTAAAGTTGCGTTAAATTTTGGAGTTGCATTATTGGTTCATAAGCGTTAAAATAATAATATAAATCCTATGGAAGCGGAGGTTTTATGGATGGCAGGGGGTTTTTTTAACAGGCTTTATTATGGCAATGATAAAAAACCTGATTTAACAAAAGAACAAGTAAGCGGTAGCAGATTTAAGCTGTTTTTTGATGTTCTAGGCGTGCGGTTTTGGAAACTGGTTCAGCTCAATTTGCTTTATCTCTTGTTTTGTATACCTATAATAACTATAGGGCCGGCTACAGCAGGTATGACATTAGTATTGAGAAACTGGGCCAGGGATGATCATTCGTGGGTATGGTCGGATTTCTGGGATGGTAT encodes:
- a CDS encoding efflux RND transporter periplasmic adaptor subunit, producing the protein MLLRIKIVFIKCLFIFAIAVITIMSLSACALLPQKSEALVPPLTKPKGEQYQTVEVKRGTITNDIKGQGTIISAKNYPLYFKTDGRLESIDVNMGGQIKKRQILARLDIGNIDEQIELARLDLDKAELDVERAKEALTNAKKTGDSAAIKNAEYSLEQAQLNLNSVEINVDRLEEQRRQAEIISPIDGVITFKETVKKGDNIPAYKVIIQIADPNDLQVSFDPANLADPMIIKPGMKVNLTLGGKVIAGEVISCPYSAPSSGENAAAIAPVIIKAPEMPKEAIVGDSITINIILAQKEGALIVPKETVRTYMNRNYVEILDGNTKKEVDVETGIITSTEIEILSGLKEGQQVIIK
- a CDS encoding glycerophosphodiester phosphodiesterase; its protein translation is MVKVIAHRGDSVHAPENTIMAFEKAIELGADGIELDVHMCKDGYLVVHHDETVNSPDGKMLIRDMKLEELKQLDMGYGQKIPTLTEVFRLIGNMDFFINIEIKTNMITYDDIEQRLADEIRRFDMVERTLVSSFNHYSLRNLKCIEPAIAIGLLYQCGLVEPWWMALRLKARSLNPFYTNITPSLVRNCQYYGIELYPWTVDNPIIMNDMINAKVTGIITNDPAKLLDILRSVQPL